From the genome of uncultured Methanobacterium sp.:
CCTAATTTTTCAGATTAGATTTAAGTTTAAGATCTGAATTTATTTAATGTATAACTTTTTAATGTATAGAGTTTACTTCATTTCTAAATGGAGTTTACTCATCTATAATTATTGTCTCACTAATTTTATTTAATCCAATTTAATATTTAATTCGTCTATAAATTAATGGAATATTGGCCTTTATGATCAACCCGATCAATATAAATAGATGATCATGAGGTAATCAAGTCTACTTACAAATTATATATTAATATTTACCATAATCAACCATATTATTATAATCTATATATTCAATTATAATGGGTAAGGTTCAATTATATATTGAGTAAGGTGTTATACAAAGCGCAATATGTAATATGATTATTATTAATAGTTTAACAATTATTATTTAAGTGATTTTCATGCACGAAGTTATAGTATGCGAAAAACCAAAGGCATCAGAGAAGATAGCTGCAGCCATACCTGGTAAAGCAGTAAAAAAGAGTTATAAAAAGGTATCTTACTATGAAATTGATGAAGGTGGGAAGAAAACTACAGTACTCTCTGCTGTAGGTCATTTATACTCTTTATCTCCCCTGAAAAAGGAGAAAGGGCGCATGTTTGAGGTGGGATGGGTCCCACTATATGAGAAGGATAAAAGCAAAAAGTACGTTAAGAATTATATAGATGCCATTAAAAAATTCTCTAAAAACGCGGACCGATTTATTCATGCCTGCGATTATGATATTGAAGGGACATTAATTGGGTTTAATGCATTGAAGTACGCCTGTGGTGAAAAAAGCATTGATAATGCTGTACGTATGAAATTCTCCACCCTCACCAAAGAGGACCTGTTGAAGGCCTACAATGAACCAATTGATCTTGATTTCAATCAGGTTGACAGTGGAGAAGCAAGACACGTTTTGGATTTCATCTTTGGGGTGAACATATCCAAGCACCTTACTGATTCCGTGATGAAAGCCACCAGTCGTTACATACAACTTTCTGCAGGGAGAGTTCAAACCCCCACACTGGCTATTCTGGTTGAAAGGGAAAAAGAAATTCAGAGCTTCATCCCGGAGCCTTACTGGCTCATCAAGGCCAAAATTGAGAGGGACATAATTGCTGATCATAAAAAGGGAAAGATCTTCGATAAAAAAGTTCAGGAGGAGATACTCTCTGATTGTGAGGGGCAAGATGCTGTAGTAAGTAAAATAAGCGTTAAAGAAACCCCACAGTTACCTCCAGTGCCATTTGATCTGGGTTCCTTGCAGTCTGAGGCCTACGGGGTATTTGGTTTCAGTCCCAAGAAAACTCAGTCCATTGCTCAGAATTTGTATTCTGAAGGTTACACCTCTTATCCACGTACTTCATCCCAGAAATTACCACCTAGCATTGGCTATAAAAAGATATTGGGACAGCTGAAAAAGAATGCTGCGTTCAGGAAACAGATTGAAAAACTCCCTGAACCCATTAAACCTCATGAAGGTAAAAAAACCGATGAAGCTCACCCTGCCATTCACCCCACTGGCCTGGTACCTAAAGGACTGGGACGGGATTATCAGAAACTTTACGAGCTCATTGTATACCGTTTCATCAGTGTTTTCGGTGAAAATGGCCTCCTGGAAACCATGAAAACTCAACTGGATATTGGAGGTCAGGAATTTGCCTTCAGCAGGAAAAGAATGGCAAAAATGGGTTGGAGAGAACACTACCCCTACCGTAAAGTGGAAAATGATGAATTCCCACTACTCAAAGAGGGGGATCGGCTGGATGCCAAGGCATACTCTGAAGAAAAAGAGACTAAACCTCCTGCCAGGTACAATCAGGCTTCACTTATTCGAGAACTGGAAAAACGGGGACTTGGGACCAAATCCACCCGTGCTAATATAATATCTATTCTTTATGACCGGAAATATGTTGAAGGTAAAAAGATATCAGTCAACCAGCTGGGTGAACGTCTCATTGACACATTGAAAAAATATTCCCAGAAGATAACCAGTGAAGAGTTAACCCGAGAATTTGAAACCAAGCTTGAGGGCATAATGCAGGCTGAAGTTAAAAAGGATGAGATAATAACCGAAGCTAAAGAGGAAGTAAGTTCCATACTGGATGATATTGACGTAAACAAGATGAAAATTGGCCAGGAACTTTATGGAGCATACCGGGAAAGTATGATCGTGGGCAAATGCAAGTGTGGAGGCAACCTCATCATGATTAACTCCCCTAAAGGGGGTAGCTTTGTGGGTTGTACTTCTTATCCAGATTGTAAATCAACATACTCCATGCCCAGAGGTGCCACAGTTCTTAAAACAAAATGTGAAGAATGTGGGCTGCCAATGATATCCTTTGGAAAACCCAGGCAGAGGGCCTGCATGGATCCAAAATGTGGGCGTGAAGGTGAAGAACCTCTAAAGAATGAAGTGGTTGGTATCTGTCCCGATTGTGGAAAAGAACTTATAAAAAGAAGGGGTAGATATGGTGAATTTGTGGGATGCAGTGGTTTCCCACGATGCCGATACACCCGTTCACTGGAAGAAAAACAGGAACAAACAGGCCAAACGTCTGAAAAAACGTAAGATTTTTATCCCTATCTTTCCATTCTTTTTTATCCCTATTTCTCCATTCTTTTTATCTCATTTTTTTTCATTCCTATTATATCCCTTTTTTCTATTTTCTTTTATCAATTCTCCTTAATTCCTTTTAATAATAATAGATAATCGCCTTAATCATTTAATTTAATTATTAATCCATTAAGATGGATTCTCTTCATTTTCACGGGGTTCATCATCAAAAATGAAAATATCGTCAATTTTTACTTCTAAAACCACAGCTATATCATGAGCTAGTTTTAGAGATGGATTGTATTTGCTTTTTTCAAGAAAGACGATAGTTTCTCTTCTAACACCTACTTTATCTGCCAACTGGGCTTGAGTAAGGTTATGGCGAGCTCTATATTCTTTTATTTTGGTTTTCATTCCACATCGCCTGGGATTAATCTAAATTAATCTATGTCTCTTGCACACCTTGATCTAAGTCGCCATTACGGCTTATCTATGTCTCCTTTACGGTTTAAAATCGTATTGGCGATTAACATGGTAGAGGTCATGACAAAGATGGTAACACCCATTAATTCAATGGGGTTATGTATGTTCTGCGCCCAGTACATATTTATTACCAGGAAAGAAATGAACATTAGGGTTATATACCATGAATATGTCGTGGCGAATGTTCCTATCTTTCTTAAACGTTCATCCTGGGCTTTTTTATCCATTCCGACATAGATGAAAAAATTGGTTAAATAAGCAGTTGCGCCCAATAGAATGATAACAACCAATAAATCACTCATGGTTTTGGTAACCATCATGATTAACCCAGAAAACATTAAAGCAGCAGATCCAAGCCATATGCTTATATTTTGCAGGTTATAATTTTTACTTTCATTAATATTAGGATGTTTATCTTTGTTTTCTTCTTTTTTGCCTATTTTATTGTAAATTGGAACCAGGAATAGGAGGAAAAATGCAAAAAACACGTAATAAATCTGATTTTCAAATATATATCCCAAAAATCCTAAAATACCAAGTATTCCCCAGAAATAATTGAATTCTGTTTTCATTCTTTTCACCTTCATTTCGTTTGTACAAATATTTTCCTCAATAATGTTGTTTATTTACAACATTATGTTATTTATTTACAACATAATGTTAGATTTTTATAATATTATGTTTGATTGATCTAACATAATACTATTTAAATTTTGTGGTGAGTAATTAAATCACATCACAGTAATTAAATCATTAAAATACCTAGATCATTAACTGTATTGATTAACTGGAGACTAATAATCATTTAACACGATTCATGTTCTTTAAAATCGTTATAACTTCCTGTGATCTTATAAAAAAACCAACAGCAATTAACGATATGTTATAAAATACAAATCATGCTGGTGGGGTGGTAAGAGTATCTTTATTACTTAAAACTGTCCGGGATTTATAGGGGTGTAATACTAAAATCATTCAAAACTTATACTTTAAATAGTAAAAAGAGCCCAATATAAGATAATATACAAACACGTTTACAAATCAATCAGGAGTTACAAGTTTAGGTAATGGGGAATAAATATATGGACACAAAGAACATCTTAACCAAGCTAAAACCAATCATAATAGTCCTTCTCATATTTTCTTTAGTATTCCTCCTTCGAGCGGAGGCATCTGGTATCCCTGGGGTGCCAGATCAGATGAAAACTTATTTCCAGGAGGATAGTGGTCTTCCTTACTTCAGTGAAATGGATTCATACTATAACTACCGTTTAACTAATAATTTTATAAATCACGGTTATCTGGGAGATACTGTTAAAAATGGTACAGATTGGGACTTGCATTCATATTTCCCTCCGGGAAGATCCGCTGAATACCCTCCTCTACTCATGTG
Proteins encoded in this window:
- a CDS encoding helix-turn-helix transcriptional regulator — its product is MKTKIKEYRARHNLTQAQLADKVGVRRETIVFLEKSKYNPSLKLAHDIAVVLEVKIDDIFIFDDEPRENEENPS
- the topA gene encoding DNA topoisomerase I; this encodes MHEVIVCEKPKASEKIAAAIPGKAVKKSYKKVSYYEIDEGGKKTTVLSAVGHLYSLSPLKKEKGRMFEVGWVPLYEKDKSKKYVKNYIDAIKKFSKNADRFIHACDYDIEGTLIGFNALKYACGEKSIDNAVRMKFSTLTKEDLLKAYNEPIDLDFNQVDSGEARHVLDFIFGVNISKHLTDSVMKATSRYIQLSAGRVQTPTLAILVEREKEIQSFIPEPYWLIKAKIERDIIADHKKGKIFDKKVQEEILSDCEGQDAVVSKISVKETPQLPPVPFDLGSLQSEAYGVFGFSPKKTQSIAQNLYSEGYTSYPRTSSQKLPPSIGYKKILGQLKKNAAFRKQIEKLPEPIKPHEGKKTDEAHPAIHPTGLVPKGLGRDYQKLYELIVYRFISVFGENGLLETMKTQLDIGGQEFAFSRKRMAKMGWREHYPYRKVENDEFPLLKEGDRLDAKAYSEEKETKPPARYNQASLIRELEKRGLGTKSTRANIISILYDRKYVEGKKISVNQLGERLIDTLKKYSQKITSEELTREFETKLEGIMQAEVKKDEIITEAKEEVSSILDDIDVNKMKIGQELYGAYRESMIVGKCKCGGNLIMINSPKGGSFVGCTSYPDCKSTYSMPRGATVLKTKCEECGLPMISFGKPRQRACMDPKCGREGEEPLKNEVVGICPDCGKELIKRRGRYGEFVGCSGFPRCRYTRSLEEKQEQTGQTSEKT